gtggttcgcggtaggccctttggTGACAGGTGACAGCGAATGAAGAGATttgccatagacctagcattacatagatgaactatacgcgtgcgcccgtgagggacggaacttacgcaatgcgacaatatgattggatttgtaataaaccatacaaatttacggtggggaataaaaaaaatgtgagactgtgacaaggacaaacaataacagcgcattctctgctactcctactgaaagatacataagactatcccgttcggtcatttccccccacccctcatgaccgatccagttatagtAGATTCATGAGATTTGCTGACTAAACCAAGTTCGTGTCCGGTACgcccaaagagtaaagtaagtataataggtatacgCCCGTGGGTTACAGATTTTATGCATTGAATGAAAGAGAATCTTATCGCTAGGCTGGTCAtgtgcaagcgagacagcgctatgccTGTGTCaaagacatagtatagtagttaaacacatgaaaccgagcgaccaggtggaccaggggtaagagaaagacattcatgtattgacaggtaatgtatggcagcataatcctttttctctttcactcttataaatttcggtattttgccatcgcctcctaactcctaaccatgaatctagtataacatggatcggtcatgaggggtggggcgaattgaccgaacgggatagtcttatgtatctttcagtagtagtgacaaAGAGCAAtacattactttttgtctttgtcatagtttcacttttccaccgctgccacaaccgaaattgtggcaaacaaataagtacgtgacatgcttgtttaattattgttgttttttatgaaattgtgctttctcttataaaacatagtgatggttagcgttttgaattgataaaataatggtgaattgttctgtaatcggctgtaatagccgctctgagcaaaaatatgagaacataacctttcacacgtaagtacggtattttacaccttcctcttaacgcaatatgtgagaataacatcgtaaaattacgttacactcaaagcaatgtagaatcaaacgatttcaataaaaatatcacaattatttacgcaaattaacaaaacattatttgtaaaattatccgcccaaattacgtaggttgtttgtggtaatatgtcagctactcagacgagtctgaggtcagccgtttttaatcttcttcttaatttagctgcataacaatcatgttagggataccagatgaaaatatcatatttttatggGTAAtgttgacctcgaagttttttcgtatttctaattccaaaaaatgaaataaacaaacgttgtgaagattaaatgtggtgtacattaattggtgtgaataatgtgactgtgatttgtgatttcataaaattaaaactcataatacattatattttacgttttatttactaaacatgtttagttttgtaccacctgcgcgaattataggaggtatttcattgttcatacgcctaaaaagaacggcccattgacattttattcaacaattttaataccgtcaaactttgcctccagggtaatcgccccaacgtgatatcaaatattggggtaatttttaccaatatcgCATGCTGAGAACGAAACTGACCTAACTCAAAAATGTCTATTCGTGGCAAATCGCAAAAATGTGATCGACTTTTAAGCTTGTCCATGTTTGAACTcgcataactttttttttaaataatgtattttcaaaataatcttTGTTTTACTTTAATTGATTCTTCCTTGTTCCATTGAcgttaaataattttgattagtTATTAACATACATTGAAAAAATggctttcaaaaaaatattcataattaaGTCACTATAAGAGTAAGTATGATGATGTTTGGCTTGTATCATTTCAAAATAGgtctgtttaaaattaaaagtaatataataatcgTCGAGATAACTCATAAAGTGTCAGTTTACTTGTAACTTAATCTCAAAACTTCATATTAAAAGTCActtatagatattttttaacttttattaaaaatctgTCTTTTTATCTTTAACAGAGTTAATTTTTGGTACTAAAATTGACAGTTTAGTCAATAAAGTAGcgaacataaaaaaataggtattataccttcaaaaataaaataggtctTAAACCttcaaacataaaatatttaatttctcttaATCATAATTTGAACTGGAATCTGGTAACAATTATAAGAATAGGTCAACAGATTTAATATCTAGTAACACAATAGATACTTTAGTCTAACTACAAAGtaagcaaaacaaaaaaataggcCTTTCCAAccttaaaaaattgaaataaaatgtttaaaccTCTCTTAATCATAATTAATTGCACATGACTCTGACAACAATCATACAAAATAAGTCTTAAcctatgtaaaattaataaaaacataagTACTTTTGAAGACGCTCCGTTTGAAATAGTAAATACAAATAAGGTCattatgaaaacaaaaaaataaatcttcTAAAGCTAATTAGGAATCATTTTTCACCATTCACAAGTAAATAAGAATAGTTATAAACTAAACAGTTCATAAACTTTTATCACAAGGTTTgcttatatacctatacctacaaagAATTATAAAAGCTAGCATAGTAGTGAGGAATTAAGTTTTTCTTAACTAAATCTTTGAGATCCTTTTTCTTATTATCCTTTAACGCAATTGCCTGCTGATAAAGGGATTCCATTTGTGTGTCACCAgaaattatcattttttttctcttatttcGCATATTAATTGTAGAAAATTCAGTTTCCGTATAGGAAGTTTTATAATGAAACAGGAATTCCtcgtttttaacaaattttagaACTTTTATGTCGTTCCACTTCACCGCCTCCTTATTTAAATTCTCATTATCTGCCTCATTCTGAGTATGaccttttattaaatacttatgagTAATAGTTGCTATATTGGGAAAATAGGCTACCGCATATGAAAATAAACTggttatgaatttatttttgttctgGCCAGCGCAATTATCAGAGtaaaatgtaatatgtaacatttCATCGGAGTGTTTATTGGTTAAAAAATTCAGATAGTCGAATAGACATGAACCAATTTCATTGGCCCCCCTTTGCCCTTGTGTTTCGTCCCAGAAAAAACAATACACATTGTCGTAAGCCGAGGTTTCTTGCTCGCTAAGGGCAGTTAATTCAGTAATCGTAAAATCAAGACAATTGATTTTAGATGAGTAGTAAAAGTAGGCTGGACTGGGACATAACATTACAGACTGTAAATCATACACAGCACAGATATGATTTGCATTAATACTGGCACGATCTAGTCGCTTCTCTTGACGGCACAAATCTTTCTCAATTAGGTGTTTGTCATAATTGGCTTTCAATGACTGTTTTAAATCTGGCGGAGCAATCTGGTAAGACAAACACGTTTCGCATCTGTCTTTTTTGGGCTGAAAGAATCCAATATTACAGTCTTTGTtgaatgtatttatatacatccaataaggACATTCAGGTAAATTATTGTCTTTTTGTTTTTGGTTAAAATCTCTCCATAAATCTTTAATAGTCTTGCTGTCAGAAATGTATTCTTTACTTGTTAATGCTCTAAGGTAATGCGATTCAATTCGCGGTATTGAATTAATGTGCTCTTTTATCTTTCGCAGAAGGTCCTGATCTATGGTTTTCCTATTGACGTGTTTCCCACGTTGATCGGATTCCACGGTACCATGcacgttagttttttttttcactgtcCTAATTTGCCGATCAGAAATGTCCAAAGTATTAATAAAGTACTTCTTACATACACGAATTTTGCCGTCAttaactgtaaaataaaatgcgttATTAGGCATTCGTGGTTTTTCAGAATTTGTGTATTTATATTTGGGATTTATTTCCGTAATACAAGCCCTTATATAAGCACGTTGCACTTCTAAATCAGGTAAATTCCAATAATTGTCGAACAACGATGATCTGTCAGCATCTCCAATGTTATCTGAACATTTTAGTCTGCAGTTACAAACTGGCTTCATGCTTCGTGCTGGTATTACCTTTTTTGATTTAGAAACCGATTTATAGGCTTGACCGCTGTTTCGTAATTTTTTAGCCATGTTTTGTTTCCATGCACTTCCATTTCTTTTGCGTTTTCTGGATTTCTCGGTATTCGATTGCTCCTCTACATCTTCCACCAAAGGGACGTCATTGTCAAGTTTAGGTGAAGAACAACTTGAAGTTGACGAAGAGCTTGAAGCCGGTATTAAGCAATTATTCCTATTTACACCTAAAAAGGTTGGATCATTGTCGCTCAAGTCTACATCACTTTCGTCGGTATTTATTGGAGAGGCATGATAATTTGGCTTACACACCGCTGCTGCTCGCCGTCCCACATCAGTACTAGGAACTGGAGCACAAG
This DNA window, taken from Cydia strobilella chromosome 21, ilCydStro3.1, whole genome shotgun sequence, encodes the following:
- the LOC134751215 gene encoding uncharacterized protein LOC134751215, encoding MKKRADHILQMVINDKQNEKIDKENVPSSPSIIEDTPPRDQKQNWTNLLQIRSSNVCESIAENNADQSVVNDVPHLKSPRTRSSSSSSSSSSSSSSSDSTSSSSTSSSSSSNKSNTCAPVPSTDVGRRAAAVCKPNYHASPINTDESDVDLSDNDPTFLGVNRNNCLIPASSSSSTSSCSSPKLDNDVPLVEDVEEQSNTEKSRKRKRNGSAWKQNMAKKLRNSGQAYKSVSKSKKA